From a single Notolabrus celidotus isolate fNotCel1 chromosome 7, fNotCel1.pri, whole genome shotgun sequence genomic region:
- the ube2o gene encoding (E3-independent) E2 ubiquitin-conjugating enzyme UBE2O isoform X1: protein MAEPVASDAAAATDATESVVAAAFPGLSPAASPGSEPHSMALSPTTDGSQRLLFSHDLVSGRYRGSVRFGLVRMIHGEEDFNSDSDLDDGGGRGGGGGGEGGGGGGGGGGRVACGSDTESAVDSPSRPLGRGFVRVQWYPEGGKQDIKETKLTLEDRSIVIRDIVRRNNSHDNQCGIVTNIDIECAVKLVGTNCVLYPVNSKDLQHIWSFMYGDYIAYDFWLGKVYDLTNHIILKLSNGARCSMSVEDGAKLYDVCPHVSDSGLFFDEAYGFYPGQVLIGPAKVFSNVQWLSGVKPVLSRKCKFRVVVEEVKVVELKVTWITKSYSPKGSDSVYPPASTITQENLCRVRRLGFYDHTQRQLGERALYIFPAKGDATRITCEGPEGAPVLPEDPVVRKLKRMFKKDSGKKTENADTQGEHKPEQTDSSHPKNNGPIQNPQDSQNINDTSAEHGEQDADDEAAEDTDDTSSLTSSASSTASSQSGGLGTNRKKSIPLSIRNLKRKHKKKRTKFSREFKPGDRVAVEVVSTKTTADVMWKDGHVEKGFRSNDLIPIQHLDSHEFCPGDFVVDKRPLALQDPGVYGVIQSGDHKGRTCVVKWIKLNSSSDDVEVIGMEEDVSVYDIADHPDFHFRTTDIVIRIWNSENGHNDCENETSVGQVSRVDVSSKVEVVWADNSMTIVLPQHLYSVESEIEETDYDSVEETSSGLSTEEWEDESDSWETDNGLTTEDDSHANNADATNTVTPTPTPTGSSTFIIPPAEGSKAGLTSPTRGGPGEEAEASVAAASPASGGGTTPGAVNGADKPSKDGASRGFRELKEALKILESLKNMTVEQLWTGGSPTSPTSAEPASTTHVAPSVTPTAPEKPTKEKRFLDDLKKLQENLRKTLDNVAIVEEEKMEAVVEAGGSAGAGTEAERAGEEKPQQEPQTPVGGQEWPSEFLSDTPVLCQQSGGKPGVTFTSAKGEVFSVLEWAPDTHSFKKMEFQPAEAKKFFSTVRKEMALLATSLPDGIMVKTFEDRMDLLSALIKGPTRTPYEDGLFLFDIQLPNIYPAVPPLFRYLSQCSGRLNPNLYDNGKVCVSLLGTWIGKGTERWTSKSSLLQVLISIQGLILVNEPYYNEAGFDSDRGLQEGYENSRCYNEMALIKMVQSMTQLLQNPIEVFKQEIQEHFSSNGWRLVHRLDVWLELNEAAERGHAAHVTCRHSKDRQHSVEPLDEQLPLGSGPVAVAHSSPSKPGEEGVSGVSSIMEEDLEDSGLSPSTVAASQQELSQNSDCESTQGNATVGAENRGGSAFPGSVVRSGMSESGSVSGGGAGSTGSQPVVRPKKRRKSYRSFLPEGSGYPDIGFPLFPLSKGFVKSVRGVLLQYRAALAAAGITEQIEDNFSADECDG, encoded by the exons ATGGCGGAGCCCGTAGCATCGGATGCGGCGGCCGCAACGGACGCAACTGAATCAGTAGTAGCTGCAGCATTCCCGGGCCTCTCTCCAGCAGCCAGCCCGGGCTCGGAGCCCCACTCTATGGCTCTGTCTCCCACAACGGACGGCTCCCAGCGGCTGCTCTTCTCCCACGACCTGGTCTCCGGGCGGTATCGCGGCTCTGTCCGGTTTGGCCTCGTAAGGATGATCCACGGCGAGGAGGATTTTAACTCAGACTCGGACCTCGACGATGGCGGAGGGAGAGGCGGTGGTGGCGGAGGTGAAGGCGGCGGAGGCGGAGgcggtggaggaggaagagtcgCGTGTGGTTCGGACACTGAGAGCGCTGTAGACTCCCCAAGTCGGCCTCTCGGTAGGGGATTTGTCCGCGTCCAGTGGTACCCTGAAGGAGGAAAGCAGGATATCAAAGAGACAAAG CTGACACTTGAAGATCGGTCCATAGTCATCAGAGACATCGTGCGACGAAACAACTCTCAT GACAACCAGTGTGGTATCGTTACCAACATCGACATCGAGTGTGCGGTGAAACTTGTGGGAACAAACTGTGTTCTGTATCCGGTCAACAGCAAAGACCTGCAGCACATCTGG tCTTTCATGTATGGTGACTACATCGCCTACGACTTCTGGCTGGGGAAAGTGTATGACCTGACTAATCACATCATCCTGAAGCTCTCTAACGGGGCCAG GTGCTCCATGAGTGTTGAGGATGGTGCCAAGCTTTACGACGTCTGCCCTCACGTCAGTGATTCG GGTCTGTTCTTCGATGAAGCGTATGGTTTCTACCCAGGTCAGGTTCTGATTGGACCTGCCAAAGTCTTCTCTAATGTACAGTGGCTGTCAGGGGTCAAACCTGTCCTCAGCAGGAAGTGCAAGTTCAGGGTGGTGGTAGAAGAG GTTAAAGTGGTTGAGCTGAAGGTGACGTGGATCACAAAGAGCTACTCTCCCAAAGGTTCAGATAGTGTCTATCCTCCTGCCTCCACCATCACGCAGGAAAATCTCTGCAG GGTGAGGCGTCTAGGATTCTATGATCACACCCAGAGGCAGCTGGGAGAGAGAGCTCTTTATATTTTCCCTGCAAAGGGGGATGCTACACGCATCACCTGTGAGGGACCCGAAGGTGCCCCGGTCCTGCCTGAAGACCCTGTGGTAAGAAAG TTAAAAAGGATGTTCAAGAAGGATTCAgggaagaagacagaaaacGCCGACACACAAG GCGAGCACAAACCTGAGCAGACAGACTCATCTCATCCCAAAAACAACGGTCCCATCCAGAATCCTCAGGACTCCCAAAACATCAACGACACCTCGGCAGAACATGGAGAGCAGGACGCTGACGACGAGGCTGCAGAAGACACTGATGACACCAG ctctctgacatcatcagctAGCTCCACAGCCTCCTCTCAGAGCGGCGGCCTGGGGACCAATCGGAAGAAGAGCATTCCCCTGTCCATCCGTAATCTGAAGAGGAAGCATAAGAAGAAGAGGACAAAGTTTTCCAGAGAGTTCAAGCCTGGagaccg ggtCGCAGTGGAAGTTGTCTCCACAAAGACCACAGCGGATGTGATGTGGAAGGACGGGCATGTGGAGAAAGGGTTCCGATCAAACGACCTCATCCCAATCCAGCACTTGGACAGCCATGAGTTTTGTCCAGGGGACTTTGTAGTTGACAAACGAC ccCTAGCTCTCCAGGACCCAGGAGTGTACGGCGTTATCCAGTCTGGTGATCACAAAGGCAGAACATGTGTTGTCAAGTGGATCAAACTCAACTCCAGCAGTGATGACGTGGAG GTTATCGGTATGGAGGAGGATGTCAGCGTGTATGACATCGCAGATCACCCAGATTTCCACTTCCGCACTACCGACATCGTCATCAGAATATGGAACTCAGAGAATGGACACAACGACTGCGAGAATGAG ACGTCTGTCGGTCAGGTGTCGAGGGTGGATGTGAGCAGCAAAGTTGAGGTAGTGTGGGCCGATAACTCCATGACCATCGTCCTGCCACAG catctgTACAGCGTGGAGTCAGAGATCGAGGAGACTGACTACGACTCGGTGGAGGAGACGAGCAGCGGGCTGTCTACCGAGGAGTGGGAGGACGAGAGTGACAGCTGGGAGACAGATAACGGCCTCACCACCGAGGACGACAGCCATGCCAACAACGCAGATGCCACCAACACGGTGACCCCAACGCCCACACCCACTGGCTCCTCAACGTTCATCATCCCGCCTGCAGAGGGCAGCAAAGCAGGGCTCACCAGCCCCACTAGAGGAGGCCCAGGAGAGGAGGCGGAGGCGTCTGTGGCTGCTGCTAGTCCTGCCTCTGGAGGAG GAACCACTCCAGGAGCAGTCAATGGAGCGGATAAGCCGAGCAAAGACGGCGCCTCTCGAGGCTTCAGGGAGTTAAAGGAGGCCTTAAAGATACTGGAGAGCCTGAAGAACATGACGGTGGAGCAGCTCTGGACCGGCGGTTCTCCCACCTCCCCAACTTCTGCCGAACCTGCTTCAACAACTCACGTAGCACCTTCAGTGACGCCAACAGCCCCAGAGAAACCCACCAAGGAGAAACGGTTCCTGGATGACCTCAAGAAGCTGCAGGAGAACCTGAGGAAGACGCTGGACAACGTGGCCatagtggaggaggagaagatggaggcTGTGGTGGAGGCAGGTGGGAGCGCAGGAGCAGGGACAGAG gcagagagagctggagaggagaAGCCCCAGCAGGAGCCGCAGACGCCTGTTGGGGGACAAGAGTGGCCCAGCGAGTTTCTCAGTGACACACCAGTACTTTGCCAACAGAGCGGCGGCAAGCCTGGCGTCACCTTCACCAGTGCCAAGGGAGAGGTGTTCTCTGTGCTGGAGTGGGCACCAG acacacactcatttaAGAAAATGGAGTTCCAGCCAGCAGAGGCGAAGAAGTTCTTCAGCACAGTGAGGAAGGAAATGGCTCTGCTAGCAACGTCACTGCCAGACGGCATCATGGTCAAAACATTTGAAGATCGCATG GACCTGCTCTCAGCTCTGATCAAAGGGCCGACTCGCACGCCCTACGAGGATGGTCTCTTCCTGTTTGACATCCAGCTGCCAAACATCTACCCTGCTGTGCCACCTCTGTTCCGCTACCTGTCGCAGTGCAGCGGCCGCCTCAACCCCAACCTCTATGACAATGGCAAAGTCTGCGTCAGTCTGCTGGGCACCTGGATCGGGAAG GGCACTGAGAGGTGGACCAGCAAGTCCAGTCTGCTGCAAGTCCTCATCTCAATACAAG GTCTCATCCTTGTGAACGAGCCGTACTACAACGAGGCTGGCTTCGACAGCGACCGAGGTCTACAGGAGGGATACGAGAACAGCCGCTGCTACAACGAGATGGCCCTGATCAAGATGGTCCAGTCCATGACGCAGCTCCTCCAGAACCCTATCGAGGTTTTCAAACAGGAGATCCAGGAGCACTTTTCCTCTAATGGCTGGCGGCTCGTCCACAGACTGGACGTGTGGCTTGAGCTGAACGAGGCTGCTGAGAGGGGTCACGCTGCACACGTGACCTGCAGACACTCAAAAGACAGACAGCATTCCGTGGAGCCTCTGGATGAGCAGCTGCCCCTGGGATCAGGGCCTGTGGCGGTGGCCCACAGCAGCCCCAGTAAGCCTGGAGAGGAGGGGGTGTCAGGAGTTAGCAGTATTATGGAGGAGGACTTAGAGGATTCAGGTCTGAGTCCTTCTACTGTAGCGGCCTCTCAGCAGGAGCTGAGCCAGAACTCAGACTGTGAGAGCACCCAGGGGAACGCCACTGTGGGTGCTGAGAACAGAGGTGGCTCAGCTTTCCCTGGCTCTGTCGTTCGCAGCGGGATGTCAGAATCAGGTTCAGTGAGCGGCGGAGGGGCAGGCTCCACAGGAAGCCAGCCAGTGGTGCGACCAAAGAAACGGAGAAAGAGTTACAGGAGCTTCCTCCCGGAGGGCAGCGGCTACCCGGATATCGGCTTCCCGCTCTTCCCGCTCTCTAAAGGCTTTGTGAAGAGCGTTAGAGGAGTCCTGCTGCAGTACCGAGCTGCGCTGGCCGCCGCTGGCATCACTGAGCAGATAGAGGACAA TTTCTCTGCAGACGAGTGTGACGGATAA
- the ube2o gene encoding (E3-independent) E2 ubiquitin-conjugating enzyme UBE2O isoform X2, giving the protein MAEPVASDAAAATDATESVVAAAFPGLSPAASPGSEPHSMALSPTTDGSQRLLFSHDLVSGRYRGSVRFGLVRMIHGEEDFNSDSDLDDGGGRGGGGGGEGGGGGGGGGGRVACGSDTESAVDSPSRPLGRGFVRVQWYPEGGKQDIKETKLTLEDRSIVIRDIVRRNNSHDNQCGIVTNIDIECAVKLVGTNCVLYPVNSKDLQHIWSFMYGDYIAYDFWLGKVYDLTNHIILKLSNGARCSMSVEDGAKLYDVCPHVSDSGLFFDEAYGFYPGQVLIGPAKVFSNVQWLSGVKPVLSRKCKFRVVVEEVKVVELKVTWITKSYSPKGSDSVYPPASTITQENLCRVRRLGFYDHTQRQLGERALYIFPAKGDATRITCEGPEGAPVLPEDPVLKRMFKKDSGKKTENADTQGEHKPEQTDSSHPKNNGPIQNPQDSQNINDTSAEHGEQDADDEAAEDTDDTSSLTSSASSTASSQSGGLGTNRKKSIPLSIRNLKRKHKKKRTKFSREFKPGDRVAVEVVSTKTTADVMWKDGHVEKGFRSNDLIPIQHLDSHEFCPGDFVVDKRPLALQDPGVYGVIQSGDHKGRTCVVKWIKLNSSSDDVEVIGMEEDVSVYDIADHPDFHFRTTDIVIRIWNSENGHNDCENETSVGQVSRVDVSSKVEVVWADNSMTIVLPQHLYSVESEIEETDYDSVEETSSGLSTEEWEDESDSWETDNGLTTEDDSHANNADATNTVTPTPTPTGSSTFIIPPAEGSKAGLTSPTRGGPGEEAEASVAAASPASGGGTTPGAVNGADKPSKDGASRGFRELKEALKILESLKNMTVEQLWTGGSPTSPTSAEPASTTHVAPSVTPTAPEKPTKEKRFLDDLKKLQENLRKTLDNVAIVEEEKMEAVVEAGGSAGAGTEAERAGEEKPQQEPQTPVGGQEWPSEFLSDTPVLCQQSGGKPGVTFTSAKGEVFSVLEWAPDTHSFKKMEFQPAEAKKFFSTVRKEMALLATSLPDGIMVKTFEDRMDLLSALIKGPTRTPYEDGLFLFDIQLPNIYPAVPPLFRYLSQCSGRLNPNLYDNGKVCVSLLGTWIGKGTERWTSKSSLLQVLISIQGLILVNEPYYNEAGFDSDRGLQEGYENSRCYNEMALIKMVQSMTQLLQNPIEVFKQEIQEHFSSNGWRLVHRLDVWLELNEAAERGHAAHVTCRHSKDRQHSVEPLDEQLPLGSGPVAVAHSSPSKPGEEGVSGVSSIMEEDLEDSGLSPSTVAASQQELSQNSDCESTQGNATVGAENRGGSAFPGSVVRSGMSESGSVSGGGAGSTGSQPVVRPKKRRKSYRSFLPEGSGYPDIGFPLFPLSKGFVKSVRGVLLQYRAALAAAGITEQIEDNFSADECDG; this is encoded by the exons ATGGCGGAGCCCGTAGCATCGGATGCGGCGGCCGCAACGGACGCAACTGAATCAGTAGTAGCTGCAGCATTCCCGGGCCTCTCTCCAGCAGCCAGCCCGGGCTCGGAGCCCCACTCTATGGCTCTGTCTCCCACAACGGACGGCTCCCAGCGGCTGCTCTTCTCCCACGACCTGGTCTCCGGGCGGTATCGCGGCTCTGTCCGGTTTGGCCTCGTAAGGATGATCCACGGCGAGGAGGATTTTAACTCAGACTCGGACCTCGACGATGGCGGAGGGAGAGGCGGTGGTGGCGGAGGTGAAGGCGGCGGAGGCGGAGgcggtggaggaggaagagtcgCGTGTGGTTCGGACACTGAGAGCGCTGTAGACTCCCCAAGTCGGCCTCTCGGTAGGGGATTTGTCCGCGTCCAGTGGTACCCTGAAGGAGGAAAGCAGGATATCAAAGAGACAAAG CTGACACTTGAAGATCGGTCCATAGTCATCAGAGACATCGTGCGACGAAACAACTCTCAT GACAACCAGTGTGGTATCGTTACCAACATCGACATCGAGTGTGCGGTGAAACTTGTGGGAACAAACTGTGTTCTGTATCCGGTCAACAGCAAAGACCTGCAGCACATCTGG tCTTTCATGTATGGTGACTACATCGCCTACGACTTCTGGCTGGGGAAAGTGTATGACCTGACTAATCACATCATCCTGAAGCTCTCTAACGGGGCCAG GTGCTCCATGAGTGTTGAGGATGGTGCCAAGCTTTACGACGTCTGCCCTCACGTCAGTGATTCG GGTCTGTTCTTCGATGAAGCGTATGGTTTCTACCCAGGTCAGGTTCTGATTGGACCTGCCAAAGTCTTCTCTAATGTACAGTGGCTGTCAGGGGTCAAACCTGTCCTCAGCAGGAAGTGCAAGTTCAGGGTGGTGGTAGAAGAG GTTAAAGTGGTTGAGCTGAAGGTGACGTGGATCACAAAGAGCTACTCTCCCAAAGGTTCAGATAGTGTCTATCCTCCTGCCTCCACCATCACGCAGGAAAATCTCTGCAG GGTGAGGCGTCTAGGATTCTATGATCACACCCAGAGGCAGCTGGGAGAGAGAGCTCTTTATATTTTCCCTGCAAAGGGGGATGCTACACGCATCACCTGTGAGGGACCCGAAGGTGCCCCGGTCCTGCCTGAAGACCCTGTG TTAAAAAGGATGTTCAAGAAGGATTCAgggaagaagacagaaaacGCCGACACACAAG GCGAGCACAAACCTGAGCAGACAGACTCATCTCATCCCAAAAACAACGGTCCCATCCAGAATCCTCAGGACTCCCAAAACATCAACGACACCTCGGCAGAACATGGAGAGCAGGACGCTGACGACGAGGCTGCAGAAGACACTGATGACACCAG ctctctgacatcatcagctAGCTCCACAGCCTCCTCTCAGAGCGGCGGCCTGGGGACCAATCGGAAGAAGAGCATTCCCCTGTCCATCCGTAATCTGAAGAGGAAGCATAAGAAGAAGAGGACAAAGTTTTCCAGAGAGTTCAAGCCTGGagaccg ggtCGCAGTGGAAGTTGTCTCCACAAAGACCACAGCGGATGTGATGTGGAAGGACGGGCATGTGGAGAAAGGGTTCCGATCAAACGACCTCATCCCAATCCAGCACTTGGACAGCCATGAGTTTTGTCCAGGGGACTTTGTAGTTGACAAACGAC ccCTAGCTCTCCAGGACCCAGGAGTGTACGGCGTTATCCAGTCTGGTGATCACAAAGGCAGAACATGTGTTGTCAAGTGGATCAAACTCAACTCCAGCAGTGATGACGTGGAG GTTATCGGTATGGAGGAGGATGTCAGCGTGTATGACATCGCAGATCACCCAGATTTCCACTTCCGCACTACCGACATCGTCATCAGAATATGGAACTCAGAGAATGGACACAACGACTGCGAGAATGAG ACGTCTGTCGGTCAGGTGTCGAGGGTGGATGTGAGCAGCAAAGTTGAGGTAGTGTGGGCCGATAACTCCATGACCATCGTCCTGCCACAG catctgTACAGCGTGGAGTCAGAGATCGAGGAGACTGACTACGACTCGGTGGAGGAGACGAGCAGCGGGCTGTCTACCGAGGAGTGGGAGGACGAGAGTGACAGCTGGGAGACAGATAACGGCCTCACCACCGAGGACGACAGCCATGCCAACAACGCAGATGCCACCAACACGGTGACCCCAACGCCCACACCCACTGGCTCCTCAACGTTCATCATCCCGCCTGCAGAGGGCAGCAAAGCAGGGCTCACCAGCCCCACTAGAGGAGGCCCAGGAGAGGAGGCGGAGGCGTCTGTGGCTGCTGCTAGTCCTGCCTCTGGAGGAG GAACCACTCCAGGAGCAGTCAATGGAGCGGATAAGCCGAGCAAAGACGGCGCCTCTCGAGGCTTCAGGGAGTTAAAGGAGGCCTTAAAGATACTGGAGAGCCTGAAGAACATGACGGTGGAGCAGCTCTGGACCGGCGGTTCTCCCACCTCCCCAACTTCTGCCGAACCTGCTTCAACAACTCACGTAGCACCTTCAGTGACGCCAACAGCCCCAGAGAAACCCACCAAGGAGAAACGGTTCCTGGATGACCTCAAGAAGCTGCAGGAGAACCTGAGGAAGACGCTGGACAACGTGGCCatagtggaggaggagaagatggaggcTGTGGTGGAGGCAGGTGGGAGCGCAGGAGCAGGGACAGAG gcagagagagctggagaggagaAGCCCCAGCAGGAGCCGCAGACGCCTGTTGGGGGACAAGAGTGGCCCAGCGAGTTTCTCAGTGACACACCAGTACTTTGCCAACAGAGCGGCGGCAAGCCTGGCGTCACCTTCACCAGTGCCAAGGGAGAGGTGTTCTCTGTGCTGGAGTGGGCACCAG acacacactcatttaAGAAAATGGAGTTCCAGCCAGCAGAGGCGAAGAAGTTCTTCAGCACAGTGAGGAAGGAAATGGCTCTGCTAGCAACGTCACTGCCAGACGGCATCATGGTCAAAACATTTGAAGATCGCATG GACCTGCTCTCAGCTCTGATCAAAGGGCCGACTCGCACGCCCTACGAGGATGGTCTCTTCCTGTTTGACATCCAGCTGCCAAACATCTACCCTGCTGTGCCACCTCTGTTCCGCTACCTGTCGCAGTGCAGCGGCCGCCTCAACCCCAACCTCTATGACAATGGCAAAGTCTGCGTCAGTCTGCTGGGCACCTGGATCGGGAAG GGCACTGAGAGGTGGACCAGCAAGTCCAGTCTGCTGCAAGTCCTCATCTCAATACAAG GTCTCATCCTTGTGAACGAGCCGTACTACAACGAGGCTGGCTTCGACAGCGACCGAGGTCTACAGGAGGGATACGAGAACAGCCGCTGCTACAACGAGATGGCCCTGATCAAGATGGTCCAGTCCATGACGCAGCTCCTCCAGAACCCTATCGAGGTTTTCAAACAGGAGATCCAGGAGCACTTTTCCTCTAATGGCTGGCGGCTCGTCCACAGACTGGACGTGTGGCTTGAGCTGAACGAGGCTGCTGAGAGGGGTCACGCTGCACACGTGACCTGCAGACACTCAAAAGACAGACAGCATTCCGTGGAGCCTCTGGATGAGCAGCTGCCCCTGGGATCAGGGCCTGTGGCGGTGGCCCACAGCAGCCCCAGTAAGCCTGGAGAGGAGGGGGTGTCAGGAGTTAGCAGTATTATGGAGGAGGACTTAGAGGATTCAGGTCTGAGTCCTTCTACTGTAGCGGCCTCTCAGCAGGAGCTGAGCCAGAACTCAGACTGTGAGAGCACCCAGGGGAACGCCACTGTGGGTGCTGAGAACAGAGGTGGCTCAGCTTTCCCTGGCTCTGTCGTTCGCAGCGGGATGTCAGAATCAGGTTCAGTGAGCGGCGGAGGGGCAGGCTCCACAGGAAGCCAGCCAGTGGTGCGACCAAAGAAACGGAGAAAGAGTTACAGGAGCTTCCTCCCGGAGGGCAGCGGCTACCCGGATATCGGCTTCCCGCTCTTCCCGCTCTCTAAAGGCTTTGTGAAGAGCGTTAGAGGAGTCCTGCTGCAGTACCGAGCTGCGCTGGCCGCCGCTGGCATCACTGAGCAGATAGAGGACAA TTTCTCTGCAGACGAGTGTGACGGATAA